A stretch of Clostridia bacterium DNA encodes these proteins:
- the trmFO gene encoding methylenetetrahydrofolate--tRNA-(uracil(54)-C(5))-methyltransferase (FADH(2)-oxidizing) TrmFO — MTSIKVIGGGLAGAEASYQLAQRGHKVTLYEMRPTVKTKAHQTGELAELVCSNSLRSADVSNGAGLLKEELRRVGSLIMRMADLHQVPAGGALAVDRLGFSRGVSEAISNHPNIEIVREEIESIPKDGYVVVASGPLTEGALAASIQELCSEEYFHFFDAAAPVVTLESINMDKAWWASRYDKGEADYINCALNQEEYEALVDFLIKAEKHKPEIEGEEQYFEGCMPVEEMARRGAQTLSFGPLKPVGLVNPHTGKEAHAVVQLRIDNKERTLFNLVGFQTSLTFGEQKKMMSLIPGLENAEIVRYGVMHQNSYIKSPLLLNPDGSFKKDERIYFAGQITGVEGYIESTASGFIAGLNLARKIDKKDSVYFPKTTAIGSLMGYITEAEAKNFQPMHINWGLIPKMQPKIRKKKLRNEALAKRALEELDSFLIENGIRG; from the coding sequence ATGACATCCATTAAAGTAATTGGCGGTGGACTTGCTGGTGCAGAAGCTAGCTATCAGTTGGCACAAAGAGGACATAAGGTTACCTTGTATGAAATGCGTCCTACTGTGAAAACGAAAGCACATCAAACGGGAGAACTAGCGGAGTTGGTATGCAGCAATTCATTGCGGTCTGCTGATGTGAGCAACGGTGCAGGATTGCTAAAAGAAGAATTACGCCGTGTAGGATCTCTAATCATGCGCATGGCAGATTTGCATCAAGTACCTGCTGGTGGAGCATTGGCAGTGGACCGCCTTGGATTTTCGCGTGGTGTAAGTGAAGCAATAAGCAATCATCCCAATATTGAAATTGTGCGAGAAGAAATCGAATCAATTCCTAAAGATGGATATGTGGTAGTAGCTTCGGGCCCTTTGACAGAAGGAGCATTGGCAGCTTCAATACAAGAACTTTGTTCTGAAGAATACTTTCATTTCTTTGACGCAGCGGCACCAGTTGTAACCTTAGAATCAATAAATATGGATAAGGCTTGGTGGGCTTCACGGTACGACAAAGGAGAAGCAGATTATATCAATTGTGCCCTAAATCAAGAAGAGTATGAAGCGCTAGTTGATTTCTTGATTAAAGCGGAAAAACACAAACCGGAAATAGAGGGAGAAGAGCAGTACTTTGAAGGCTGTATGCCGGTAGAAGAAATGGCGAGACGGGGTGCACAAACACTATCTTTTGGTCCTTTAAAACCAGTTGGTTTGGTTAACCCCCATACTGGAAAAGAAGCACATGCTGTGGTTCAACTTCGAATAGACAATAAAGAAAGAACCCTATTCAATCTGGTTGGTTTTCAAACAAGTTTGACATTTGGTGAGCAAAAGAAAATGATGTCCTTGATTCCTGGACTGGAAAATGCTGAAATCGTGCGCTATGGCGTGATGCACCAGAATTCCTATATAAAGAGTCCATTACTTTTGAATCCAGATGGGTCGTTTAAGAAGGATGAGAGGATATATTTTGCTGGTCAAATAACGGGTGTGGAAGGTTATATTGAAAGTACTGCATCTGGATTTATTGCGGGATTAAACCTGGCCCGGAAAATCGATAAAAAAGATTCTGTGTATTTTCCCAAAACGACCGCAATCGGAAGCTTAATGGGCTACATTACGGAAGCAGAAGCCAAAAACTTCCAGCCAATGCATATAAATTGGGGACTAATCCCCAAGATGCAACCTAAAATTAGAAAGAAAAAACTCCGAAATGAAGCACTGGCAAAACGCGCATTAGAAGAATTGGATAGTTTTTTGATTGAAAATGGGATAAGGGGATAA
- a CDS encoding phosphatidate cytidylyltransferase translates to MALDKKNLAYRTVTAALGIILLLGAFYYGGIFFSIIITAISFLAYAEYVQITRKMDKNVPFELGALAGFAIMLYKSLGWDLSWGLLLVPLFVLMCFEMIIRYPKMKFDDLTMGFFGVFYIFLLFSFFFDLRQLENGFFWTFFVMAMIWIGDSAAYFLGTRFGRRRLAESLSPKKSVEGAIGAVTFTVVAGIIAGIFAPFLSVWGGILLGATVSIAGIFGDLFESALKRTAGVKDSGKLLPGHGGILDRFDSTLFVVPLAYYLITHVL, encoded by the coding sequence ATGGCGTTGGACAAAAAGAACCTAGCTTATAGGACGGTAACAGCGGCTCTTGGGATAATATTGCTGCTCGGTGCCTTCTATTATGGAGGAATATTTTTTTCGATTATTATCACAGCCATATCCTTCTTAGCTTATGCAGAGTATGTGCAAATCACTAGAAAAATGGATAAAAACGTACCCTTTGAATTGGGTGCCCTAGCCGGTTTTGCGATTATGTTGTACAAATCCTTAGGATGGGACTTATCCTGGGGCTTGTTGCTAGTTCCTTTATTTGTGCTGATGTGCTTTGAAATGATAATTCGTTATCCCAAGATGAAGTTTGATGACCTCACGATGGGATTTTTTGGTGTATTTTATATTTTTTTACTGTTTTCTTTCTTTTTTGATCTCCGCCAACTGGAAAATGGATTTTTTTGGACCTTTTTCGTTATGGCGATGATTTGGATAGGAGACAGTGCGGCCTATTTCTTAGGTACCCGGTTTGGGCGCAGAAGACTGGCTGAATCACTTAGTCCTAAAAAAAGTGTAGAAGGAGCAATTGGAGCCGTCACATTTACCGTAGTGGCTGGGATAATTGCTGGAATCTTTGCACCATTTCTAAGTGTGTGGGGAGGAATCTTATTGGGGGCAACGGTATCGATTGCCGGTATATTTGGCGATCTCTTCGAATCTGCTCTAAAAAGGACTGCTGGGGTTAAGGACTCCGGTAAACTATTGCCTGGACATGGCGGGATATTAGATCGATTTGACAGTACACTATTTGTTGTACCACTTGCTTATTATTTAATTACACACGTATTATAG
- the ispG gene encoding flavodoxin-dependent (E)-4-hydroxy-3-methylbut-2-enyl-diphosphate synthase, whose protein sequence is MYTRRKTKKIHVGNIGIGGDEPVSIQSMITTDTRDTVASVKQISELAKAGCEIVRLAVVDLEAAHALKTIIGKSSLPLIADIHFDHKLALASMEAGVQGLRINPGNIGSKDKIRQVVDMAKDLKVPIRIGVNSGSVEKELLERYHGPTTEAMVESALNHMRILEDMNFTDIKLSIKSSDVSTMIEANRLLANRCHYPLHIGVTEAGLKEQSLVKSSIGIGTLLAEGIGDTIRVSITGNPVDEVKAARDILSALNLRCFGPTLVSCPTCGRTEVDLIGLAEKVQSILHEIDIPIKVAVMGCAVNGPGEAREADLGIAGGKNLGLIFRKGKIIRKVRQEELIPAFKKELEILLKEME, encoded by the coding sequence CTGTATACGAGAAGAAAAACCAAAAAAATTCATGTTGGCAACATCGGTATAGGTGGAGATGAACCGGTAAGCATCCAGTCCATGATTACGACGGACACTCGTGATACTGTGGCTAGCGTAAAGCAGATTTCAGAGCTTGCAAAAGCAGGGTGTGAAATAGTTCGTTTAGCCGTTGTAGATTTGGAAGCAGCCCATGCACTAAAAACAATTATTGGGAAGTCCAGCCTCCCGCTAATAGCGGATATTCACTTTGACCATAAGCTGGCTCTAGCCTCTATGGAAGCGGGCGTACAAGGTTTACGTATCAATCCAGGAAATATTGGGTCGAAAGATAAAATTAGGCAAGTTGTTGACATGGCAAAAGACTTAAAAGTCCCCATCCGGATAGGCGTAAATAGTGGTTCTGTAGAAAAAGAACTGTTGGAACGTTATCACGGTCCAACAACGGAAGCCATGGTAGAAAGTGCCTTAAACCATATGCGAATCCTAGAGGATATGAACTTTACTGATATTAAATTATCCATAAAGAGTTCCGATGTTTCGACTATGATTGAAGCCAACAGGCTTCTTGCCAACAGATGCCATTACCCGTTGCATATTGGAGTAACCGAAGCTGGATTGAAAGAACAATCCTTGGTTAAATCATCGATTGGGATTGGCACTTTACTAGCAGAAGGAATAGGCGATACCATTCGAGTATCTATTACAGGAAATCCAGTAGATGAGGTGAAAGCAGCTAGAGATATTCTTTCAGCCTTAAATCTACGTTGTTTTGGTCCCACCTTGGTTTCTTGCCCTACTTGTGGAAGAACAGAAGTGGATCTAATTGGTTTGGCTGAAAAAGTTCAATCTATCTTACATGAAATTGACATCCCCATTAAGGTGGCTGTTATGGGTTGTGCTGTCAATGGACCCGGAGAAGCTCGAGAAGCAGATCTTGGGATAGCTGGAGGCAAGAATCTAGGCCTCATATTTCGCAAAGGAAAGATTATCCGGAAAGTGCGCCAGGAGGAATTAATTCCAGCGTTCAAAAAGGAATTGGAAATATTACTGAAGGAAATGGAGTAA
- the rseP gene encoding RIP metalloprotease RseP → MTFLLTFIVIGIIATVHELGHFFVARMQGIPVKELSLGIGPKIMQKQGEHTMFSLRIIPIFAYVNLAGETSEEQNIENGYLNAKPGAKAKVLVAGSAMNIVLAIVIFMIIFMGMGVLSDEPIIGSISMDSPAEEAGLLEDDRILSINGENVESWDEISEIITSVEPVEIDLILERDGENIETQLTPYEDLETGRLMIGIGRPIVKLNPFQAIYRGIVESYTFIVLMVQALFMMVTGAMPAELSGPVGIATMVKDASDAGLLSLMYFTAILSLNLAIINMLPIPGLDGGKLILVLIEKIRGKRLPVEKEALINMVGFFLIIAIMVFATYNDVLKLFGN, encoded by the coding sequence ATGACTTTTCTATTAACCTTTATCGTTATTGGAATAATTGCCACAGTTCACGAGCTAGGACACTTCTTTGTTGCTAGAATGCAAGGAATACCAGTGAAGGAACTCTCTTTGGGTATTGGACCCAAAATAATGCAAAAACAAGGTGAGCATACCATGTTTTCCCTAAGAATCATTCCGATATTTGCTTACGTGAATTTGGCAGGAGAAACTTCTGAGGAACAAAACATAGAAAATGGATACTTAAATGCTAAACCTGGTGCCAAAGCCAAAGTGTTGGTAGCTGGCAGTGCCATGAACATTGTTCTGGCTATCGTCATTTTTATGATTATTTTTATGGGTATGGGCGTGCTTTCTGATGAGCCAATCATTGGTTCAATTAGCATGGATTCTCCAGCTGAAGAAGCAGGTCTCCTAGAGGATGATCGAATTCTTTCTATTAACGGAGAAAACGTTGAATCTTGGGATGAAATAAGTGAAATTATTACTAGTGTGGAACCGGTAGAAATTGACTTAATTTTGGAACGAGATGGTGAAAATATTGAAACGCAATTGACACCGTATGAGGATCTAGAAACGGGGCGACTCATGATTGGTATTGGAAGACCAATTGTTAAACTCAATCCATTCCAAGCCATCTATCGTGGTATTGTAGAGTCTTATACGTTTATAGTACTGATGGTACAAGCACTCTTCATGATGGTAACCGGAGCGATGCCTGCTGAACTTAGCGGACCAGTGGGAATTGCAACCATGGTGAAAGATGCATCCGATGCAGGACTATTGTCTTTGATGTATTTTACTGCAATCCTTAGTCTAAATTTGGCAATTATTAATATGTTGCCTATTCCAGGCTTAGATGGAGGAAAGCTGATTCTAGTCTTGATAGAAAAAATCAGGGGTAAGAGATTACCGGTTGAAAAGGAAGCACTTATCAATATGGTTGGCTTCTTTCTGATTATTGCAATCATGGTCTTTGCAACCTACAATGACGTACTGAAGCTATTTGGTAACTGA
- a CDS encoding isoprenyl transferase: protein MRKLEEMDLNSLPRHIGIIMDGNGRWAKKQGLPRTMGHREGMKRLKEIVKFSAAWGIEIVSVYAFSTENWKRPHTEVNFLMKLMIEVMQKELQELHEAGVKVNILGELGPLPEETQKAIKKGLLLTKDNKKMVLNIAFNYGGRQEILRAVKNIVTEDVPVDKITEEKLSSLMYTKNMPDLDLVIRTSGEMRISNFMLWQIAYAELYVTDVFWPEFGEEEYRKAMIAYQHRGRRFGGI, encoded by the coding sequence ATGCGTAAATTGGAGGAAATGGACTTAAATAGTTTGCCTAGACACATTGGCATTATTATGGATGGAAATGGTCGTTGGGCAAAAAAACAAGGATTGCCCCGAACCATGGGACACCGTGAGGGTATGAAAAGATTAAAAGAGATTGTAAAATTTTCTGCCGCTTGGGGGATTGAAATTGTTTCGGTATATGCTTTTTCAACTGAAAATTGGAAAAGGCCTCATACAGAGGTCAATTTTCTGATGAAGCTGATGATAGAAGTCATGCAAAAGGAATTGCAAGAACTGCATGAAGCAGGCGTAAAGGTCAATATCCTAGGTGAATTAGGTCCTCTTCCTGAAGAGACCCAAAAAGCCATTAAGAAGGGTCTTTTATTAACCAAAGACAATAAAAAAATGGTTTTAAATATTGCTTTTAACTATGGCGGACGTCAGGAAATTCTTAGAGCAGTGAAAAATATAGTTACGGAAGACGTGCCTGTGGATAAAATTACTGAAGAAAAACTCTCCTCACTGATGTATACTAAGAATATGCCAGATTTGGATTTGGTTATTCGGACTTCTGGTGAAATGAGAATTAGTAATTTCATGCTTTGGCAGATTGCGTACGCAGAATTGTATGTGACGGACGTTTTTTGGCCAGAATTTGGTGAAGAAGAATACAGAAAAGCAATGATTGCATACCAACATAGGGGTAGAAGATTTGGAGGCATTTGA
- a CDS encoding tyrosine recombinase has product MDCNTSLNQYLLVLEDEKNYSKHTINAYRRDLQAFFAFLLEKGELKGSDGPEMITHLQVRRYLGKLNSKKYASSTMARHITALRAYFTYLESEELLDENPMQRIVSPKIAKKIPEFLYQEQIQSLMKLPDMKKAIGVRDRLILEILYGTGIRVGELVNIRVGDLDLERRFILVLGKGHKERIVPFGQLLQELLVHYLDDCFSKLAPENGERLLYNTRKTPMSDRSVRKILEKYGELMGVGRIYPHMLRHSYATHLLENGADIRVVQELLGHENLSTTQIYTHLSKQHLRDVYRNAHPHGKNGLSK; this is encoded by the coding sequence ATGGACTGCAATACTTCGCTTAATCAGTACCTTTTAGTACTTGAAGACGAAAAAAACTATTCTAAACATACTATAAACGCCTATCGCAGAGACCTGCAGGCGTTTTTTGCTTTTTTGTTGGAAAAAGGGGAGTTAAAAGGGTCCGATGGACCAGAGATGATTACCCATTTGCAGGTGCGCCGCTATTTAGGAAAACTAAATAGTAAAAAATATGCGAGCTCCACAATGGCTAGGCATATTACTGCGCTACGCGCCTATTTTACCTATCTCGAATCAGAAGAACTACTGGATGAAAATCCTATGCAACGCATTGTTAGTCCTAAAATCGCCAAAAAAATACCTGAATTTTTGTATCAAGAACAGATTCAATCTTTAATGAAGCTACCGGATATGAAAAAAGCCATAGGAGTTCGTGACCGGCTAATTTTAGAAATACTATATGGCACAGGCATACGGGTGGGAGAACTGGTGAATATACGGGTTGGGGATCTGGATTTGGAAAGACGATTTATTTTGGTTTTAGGAAAAGGGCATAAGGAGAGAATCGTCCCATTTGGCCAGTTATTGCAAGAACTATTGGTGCATTATTTGGATGATTGTTTTTCAAAGCTCGCTCCTGAAAATGGAGAACGTTTATTATATAATACTCGAAAGACGCCAATGTCAGATCGAAGTGTACGCAAGATATTAGAAAAGTATGGGGAATTAATGGGTGTGGGACGTATATATCCGCATATGTTAAGACACTCCTATGCAACGCACTTGCTCGAGAATGGTGCGGATATTCGTGTGGTTCAAGAGCTTCTTGGACATGAAAACCTATCTACAACTCAGATATATACTCATTTAAGCAAGCAACACCTGCGAGACGTTTACCGAAATGCCCATCCCCACGGTAAAAATGGCTTGTCGAAGTAA
- the rpsB gene encoding 30S ribosomal protein S2: MAVISMKQLLESGVHFGHQTRRWNPKMARYIFTDRNGIYIIDLQQTVKLLDDAYNFLRSVSADGKKVIFVGTKKQAQEAIKEEAVRSGAFYVNHRWLGGMLTNFNTIKKRVNRLKKLEEMAVDGTFDVLPKKEVMKLNKQKEKLENFLGGIKEMNNLPGAIFVVDPKKERIAIAEAKKLNIPVVAIVDTNCDPDEIDYVIPGNDDAIRAVKLITKKMADAIIEGSQTKVDDEDFEDVTTEAIVEETVEAAKEAPAATEEA; this comes from the coding sequence ATGGCAGTAATTTCAATGAAACAATTATTAGAATCAGGTGTTCACTTTGGACACCAAACACGTCGCTGGAATCCGAAGATGGCAAGATACATCTTTACAGACAGGAATGGTATTTATATCATTGACTTGCAACAGACGGTTAAGCTGTTAGATGATGCTTATAATTTCTTGCGCAGTGTATCAGCAGATGGTAAAAAGGTCATCTTTGTTGGAACGAAGAAACAGGCTCAAGAAGCAATCAAAGAAGAAGCCGTTCGTTCAGGTGCCTTTTATGTAAACCACAGATGGTTGGGTGGTATGCTAACCAACTTCAATACCATTAAAAAACGTGTAAACAGACTGAAAAAGTTGGAAGAAATGGCTGTTGACGGTACATTTGATGTACTTCCTAAAAAAGAAGTAATGAAATTAAACAAGCAAAAAGAAAAATTGGAGAACTTCCTAGGCGGTATTAAAGAAATGAATAATCTGCCGGGTGCAATTTTTGTAGTAGACCCTAAAAAAGAACGTATTGCTATTGCAGAAGCTAAAAAACTGAACATTCCTGTAGTGGCTATTGTCGATACTAACTGTGATCCTGACGAGATTGACTATGTGATTCCAGGTAACGATGATGCTATTAGAGCGGTAAAATTGATTACCAAGAAAATGGCGGATGCGATTATTGAAGGTTCACAAACCAAAGTAGATGATGAAGACTTTGAAGATGTGACAACTGAAGCAATCGTTGAAGAAACTGTGGAAGCTGCGAAAGAAGCACCTGCTGCCACTGAAGAGGCTTAA
- a CDS encoding UMP kinase, with product MSEPIYKRILLKISGEALAGDKGFGIDNDTVAGIANEIKGIVDLGVEVIIVVGGGNIWRGANQTSSGIDRATADYMGMLATIMNSLAIQGSLEKIEVPTRVQTSIEMREIAEPFIRRRAISHLEKGRVVIFGGGTGNPYFSTDTAAALRAAEMNCEVILMAKKVDGVYDMDPKQHPEAKFYSEISFREVLNQGLKVMDATAASLCMENDINLLVFNLTQPGNILKAVCGEKIGTVVGR from the coding sequence ATGAGTGAGCCCATATATAAACGAATCCTTCTAAAAATTAGTGGGGAAGCGCTAGCCGGCGACAAGGGATTTGGTATCGATAATGACACAGTAGCGGGTATCGCAAACGAGATTAAAGGAATTGTTGATTTGGGTGTGGAAGTAATTATAGTAGTCGGAGGAGGCAATATTTGGAGAGGTGCAAATCAGACTTCTTCAGGAATTGACCGAGCTACAGCAGACTATATGGGCATGCTTGCCACCATCATGAATTCTCTGGCAATACAGGGATCTTTAGAAAAAATAGAAGTACCAACAAGGGTACAAACTTCGATAGAAATGAGGGAGATTGCAGAACCCTTCATCCGAAGAAGAGCCATCAGCCATCTGGAGAAAGGCCGAGTAGTAATTTTTGGTGGTGGTACGGGTAACCCTTATTTTTCAACAGATACGGCAGCTGCTCTAAGAGCAGCAGAAATGAATTGTGAAGTAATTCTGATGGCTAAAAAAGTAGATGGTGTCTACGATATGGATCCAAAACAACATCCTGAGGCTAAGTTTTATTCGGAAATCTCATTTAGAGAAGTATTGAACCAAGGTCTTAAAGTAATGGATGCAACAGCCGCATCCTTGTGTATGGAAAATGATATTAACCTGTTGGTGTTTAATTTGACACAACCAGGAAATATTCTAAAAGCTGTATGTGGCGAAAAAATTGGAACAGTAGTTGGGAGGTAA
- the frr gene encoding ribosome recycling factor, with amino-acid sequence MSISKAITEAEERMKKGIDAYKHDLSTIRTGRANPSILEGIMVDYYGVPTPINQVGNISAPEPRMLVVQPWDKTAIADIEKAIMAANIGINPANDGQLIRLPIPQLTEERRKELVKQVHKKGEDFKVEIRNIRRQTNDALKKLMKTDGVSEDAVKNAEEQVQEITKTYSDKIDEITKVKEASIMQV; translated from the coding sequence ATGAGTATTTCAAAAGCGATAACTGAAGCAGAAGAACGGATGAAGAAGGGCATTGATGCGTATAAGCACGATTTGTCAACGATTAGAACTGGACGCGCTAACCCTAGCATCTTAGAAGGAATTATGGTTGATTACTATGGTGTACCTACACCGATTAACCAAGTGGGCAACATCAGTGCTCCGGAACCTAGAATGTTGGTAGTTCAACCGTGGGATAAAACAGCAATTGCAGATATTGAGAAAGCGATTATGGCTGCAAATATTGGTATTAATCCTGCAAATGACGGCCAGCTCATCCGGTTGCCGATACCTCAACTTACAGAAGAAAGAAGAAAAGAGCTTGTCAAACAAGTTCATAAAAAGGGTGAAGACTTCAAAGTTGAAATTCGGAATATAAGAAGACAGACAAACGATGCTCTAAAGAAACTGATGAAAACCGATGGTGTTTCTGAAGATGCAGTTAAAAATGCTGAGGAACAGGTGCAGGAGATAACAAAGACCTACTCAGATAAGATTGATGAAATAACGAAAGTAAAAGAAGCATCTATCATGCAAGTATAA
- the tsf gene encoding translation elongation factor Ts → MMISASLVKELREMTGSGMMDCKKALTETDGNIEKAVEYLREHGMAAAAKKAGRIATEGLVESYIHAGGRIGVLVEINCETDFVANTDDFKSFVKDVAMQIAAANPTYVREEEVPQEAIEKEKEILRNQALNEGKPEKIVEKMVEGRIRKYYEQVCLMNQSFVKNPDQTISDLVTAKIAKIGENISIRRFARYELGEGLEKKQDNFAEEVASMTK, encoded by the coding sequence ATTATGATTAGTGCAAGCTTAGTAAAAGAATTACGTGAAATGACTGGCTCTGGTATGATGGACTGCAAAAAAGCCCTGACCGAGACAGATGGAAATATTGAAAAAGCAGTAGAGTATTTAAGAGAACATGGTATGGCAGCCGCTGCTAAAAAAGCAGGACGTATTGCAACGGAAGGCCTTGTAGAATCTTATATTCATGCTGGTGGAAGAATTGGTGTTTTGGTAGAGATAAACTGCGAAACTGATTTCGTGGCCAACACAGATGATTTTAAATCATTTGTTAAAGATGTTGCCATGCAGATTGCAGCTGCGAATCCAACCTATGTCCGTGAGGAAGAAGTACCTCAAGAAGCGATTGAAAAAGAAAAAGAAATTCTAAGAAATCAAGCTTTGAATGAAGGAAAACCTGAAAAAATCGTTGAAAAAATGGTTGAAGGAAGAATTAGAAAGTATTACGAGCAAGTATGCTTGATGAATCAAAGCTTTGTGAAAAATCCTGACCAAACAATTAGTGATTTAGTAACCGCGAAGATTGCTAAAATTGGCGAGAATATTTCGATTAGAAGGTTCGCTCGCTATGAATTGGGAGAAGGACTGGAGAAAAAACAGGATAATTTTGCAGAAGAAGTTGCTTCCATGACGAAATAA
- a CDS encoding 1-deoxy-D-xylulose-5-phosphate reductoisomerase — MEKIAVLGSTGSIGTQTLDVLRAHPDSFEVSLLAAGSNLTSLLNQIEEFKPQFVYLDNVIKKEELKEVLEDKNATILNSKEELNQALGSDSVDTVVAAIGGFAGLSSVWASLVAGKKIALANKESLVTAGTLIMDFVKKNQCILKPVDSEHSAIFQCIENTQRQVEKIILTASGGAFRDLPREEFKNITLEKALHHPNWSMGKKITIDSSTLANKGLEMIEASHLFSLEYKAIDVLVHRQSIVHSMAQFIDGSVLAQMGLPDMRLPIQYALSSPRSLPSDFERLDLAKIGSLSFEEPRIKDFPALRLAYQTDKNKGCGGLCYNAGNEVGVDLFLNERISFVEIPSFIEKAMERFMHQNIESIDHIFEMDREIRDYLYGWHERKLK; from the coding sequence ATGGAAAAAATCGCTGTATTGGGATCAACTGGTTCGATTGGAACGCAAACTCTGGATGTGCTTCGAGCACATCCGGATTCATTTGAAGTGTCTTTATTGGCTGCTGGTTCCAACCTTACTAGTTTATTAAATCAAATTGAGGAATTTAAACCTCAATTTGTATACTTGGACAATGTTATTAAAAAAGAAGAATTAAAGGAAGTGCTGGAAGACAAAAATGCGACTATCTTGAATTCCAAAGAGGAACTAAATCAGGCTTTGGGATCAGATTCGGTTGATACTGTAGTCGCTGCCATTGGTGGCTTTGCGGGTCTATCGTCTGTTTGGGCTTCCTTGGTAGCTGGAAAGAAGATTGCATTAGCAAATAAGGAATCTTTGGTAACGGCTGGCACATTAATCATGGATTTTGTTAAAAAAAATCAGTGTATTTTAAAACCCGTGGACAGCGAACATTCAGCAATATTTCAATGTATTGAGAATACCCAACGCCAGGTAGAAAAAATAATTCTTACTGCTAGCGGGGGGGCTTTCCGTGATTTACCACGAGAAGAATTTAAGAATATTACACTGGAAAAAGCCCTTCACCATCCCAATTGGAGTATGGGCAAAAAAATTACCATAGATTCTTCAACTTTGGCCAATAAAGGTCTTGAGATGATAGAGGCATCACATCTTTTCTCTCTAGAATATAAGGCCATAGATGTCTTGGTACATCGCCAGAGCATTGTACATTCCATGGCTCAGTTCATAGACGGCTCCGTGTTGGCGCAGATGGGCTTACCAGATATGAGATTACCCATCCAATATGCTTTGAGTAGTCCTAGGAGTTTGCCTAGTGACTTTGAAAGATTGGATCTCGCTAAAATTGGATCATTAAGTTTTGAAGAGCCTAGGATTAAAGATTTTCCAGCGCTGCGTTTAGCCTATCAGACCGATAAGAATAAGGGGTGTGGTGGACTTTGCTATAATGCGGGAAATGAGGTCGGTGTGGATCTGTTTTTGAATGAGCGGATATCATTTGTTGAAATTCCATCCTTTATTGAAAAAGCGATGGAACGCTTTATGCATCAGAACATTGAATCGATTGACCATATATTTGAAATGGATCGAGAAATTAGAGATTACCTATATGGATGGCATGAAAGGAAATTGAAATGA